ACAGTCGCTGGTTTCATCCACAGAGCCTCCAGGCTGCATATCAAAGGATCCTGAGGAATGACAGTGAACCCGAGTTCCCCTCATTACATTcatgtgtgtgactgtgaggAAAAGGTGATTGTATGAACGTGTGTGAGCGAGTGAATGAGGCTTGTATCAGAGTGGAGATCATGTCAGCGGCACAAGCTGGACGCTGCAGGTGTCACATGTGAATCTGTGCATCAGTGTCTGCACCTTTGTGGAGGTGAAGCTCAGGAGGTTTGTTCAAAGCTCTGTCTGctccatctttctttctctcaggCCTCTCCAGATCAGGAAGGAGGTCCTGTTCTCCTTCTCCCTCCTGGACTTCTGGATCCAGGGAAGGATCAAAGTCTCTCAGCCCAGCGTCAGAGCTTCTGGCTGGGGGAGGACTGGAAGTTTCAGCTGGAGGCTGAGAGCCTGGATCTGCCATCTGAGTCACAATTCAAATATTCTCAGTAATCTCATTTTTAAAATCTGCAGCTCGTTCATTTGGACTGAATGTGGGACAGCAGCACATCTGTACTGCTTCAGCTGGACCTCTACCAGCACTTTGTAAATGTTGGACTGTTTGATCTTTCAGCTGCTTCATAAAGCTGCAGATCTTTTCATTGGGTAACAGTTCTGACTGCAGCATGTGCTGCTCTGAAACCTGCAGCTATAGTTGTGCATTAATAACCTTCACAGATGTCCAGGTTACCCCTGCTGTGTGCTCTGATGCACATGTGCTGAACTCCTTTATTCACACAGCCACGTGTTTCTCACCTGCTGCCAATGAAAGCTGCTAGTTTTTAAATAAGAAGAGATTTTACAAAaagctttttctcttttttaatgtttaatataaacatttcatttcaatAATTTCCTTTTTCCTTACATTTGACTGATGGTATCATCTTTCTGTGAAACTGTGCTGCCATCATCTATCATAAGACCACAGATAACATGAAGATAAATCTGGTGTTAATAAAGCtcccaaataaaaacaagactCAGTAATAATAATGAGATGATGTTTCATCAGATCAGAAACCAGCAGGGTTATAATACCTGTGCTGACTCACCTGTGTGCGTCTGTCTGAGGACGAGTCTCTGACACTCTGGGACCAACCAGTGAAGTCAGACTAAcagtggaaacaggaagtgaatgaAGGTTTGACTGTCTCCATGGTAACCCAGGCCGGggattgtgtgtgtttcttagtGACTCTGTaaccaaacacacaacaaagctGCCTCCTCTGTGGGTTCATTCATTTATAGTTCCTGATCTCTGAATTCAAACTGCAGCATAAGAAAGcagcaaaactttatttaaacaggcaGAAGCACAACGAGCTGTTCAAAGCAGAAGCACAGAGGAGTTTcaacctcagtaaacactgatCATGTGATTCAATAGGTTATTCCAGCATTACAGGTAGAAACAGCTCCAGTTATATTGGTGGAAACTGACGCTGGTCCCAGATAACCTGAGCTGTTGCTCTTCAACCTGTAGATGTGGTTCAGCATTAATGGAGCTTCACATATTTGCTGGTTTGTGCACTAATAATTACTGAggtcccagactctgcttcagtCCATCCAATGTCCTGCTCAGCATCTAATCAGAGTCCAGGTTTTAACGAGAGACACTTTCAGAACTAAAGTGCAGTTTAAAAACACGTCACTTGAAGATCACAGTGACTCTGTCAGTGCTCTTTGAGATTGATGGTCACAGCTCCACAGACTCTTTCCAAGTCTGTCTTCATCCAGGTTCAGCTCTGTGCAAAGGCATCGATCCTCCTCACAGAGCAGCGATCAGCTGGCTTCACTTCCTCGTGTCCATCACGTCTCGTGCTTCATCTGCTCTGCTGTGATCTGACTGATTCCATCTCCTGATCATTGATAACACGCTGCTGCAGGAGTTTATCCAGACGTTGGTTTAAAACAGGTTCAGACACTCTTTCAATAAACTGTGAGCGAACTGTGAGCAGCCTCTCAGCTGCTGGGACTCGGGCCTCAGCTGGGACACTCCTCATTAAGGTTTCTGTTCTTGGTGCTGAAGGAACAAAGATAACAGACATGTAACAGGACGCTGACCTGCAGATGAAAAGAGACTCAAGTATGATTTCAGCTGAACTTTTATGAAATAACCAGATGTTTGCAGGGTCATTTCTGCTCTGGCTTCTGGCAGCAACCTTACCTGCAGGTAAACAGATGATTTCCAGGTTTCTGTGCCCTCTTGGTCTTTGAGCATCAGAGTCACAATCTCTGGATTTGTAGTCAGGAAAACTTGAAATGTTGAATGATAATTTGGGCCAATAGAGTGAAATTGTGTTTGCTAAAAACCAACAGAAAGGTGCCGTTTTCATGACCAGTGGGTTATCCAGCAGTTTGATTCATGTCAGCAGCATTTAGTTTGTAACTGCTGACTCACCTCTGGCTGTATCCTGCTCTCAGGGTCACATGGACACTGTACCTGTGACCCGCTGCAAAGACAGTCAGCAGGGGTCTGGATGCATTCAGCACCACGTCCTTGTTGGGCCTTCAGTGACAGGACAGTTTATTATGCTGTTAACGTTAATAAGTCTCTTCACCTGTAGAGCTCCTTTAAACACATCATGTGTCATGGTGTGTCCAAATtcacaggctgcatcctcctgaggacccagccttcaaggtctacgtgggccgggtcctccaaaggtcgggtaggccggaagtgagcggctgtgaTGGTCTGGCCTCAGATTTgtgtcaccgctgtctcggtagagtttaataaactcagccgtctgctgcttgctgtctaaaatataacaggacactggagtaaactcttgaccgtctcacacttctgtttaatcagtttgatgtttattcagctgtgtgaaaactttaacctcagccaaaccgatttgctcaggaacaaataaatcGGGGGTTTAAATCGATGTGCTGAGAGTTTACTGTTCTAGCCAGCTCTAGTGACCCTGGACCTCCCGgtcagctatcgagctggtgggtaacagacgtctccaaaaacgTCGAAgcgcttttgcaaatatgtgatatcttgacaaaccgagcagatatttgaagtttacactcCTACATTCTCAAACAGGAGCCCCAACAGAGATGGATGGCTGGTGCGGCCCTCCGGAGCCCCCAGTCGGAGCAGATGCAGGGCCAGCAGGTGTGGAGACCCCTGGGTGGGGCAGCTGAAGCTGTGGGTGGCTGTCAGCCAGCTGAGGATGCCTTTTGGGCTGCAGCATAAAATCCTCAGCAGCCTGGGTAAGCTTGCGTGAGCTCTCTGCGGAGGCTGTTGCAGCTGACTCACCCGAGTGGTGCAAACTTAGTTACCTTCAAGGCTCTCAGCTGAGGTCAGCAGCTCAGCCTCTGGGAGGCCCTGGGGTTACAATCCCTGGAACAGCCAGGTCTCTACAACCAGAAACAGTCTTTGCATGTGCAGCTTCAGAACCAGACTTGAAGTTCCAGTTAGTGTCCGATGTCCCAGAAACACTCAGGTGCTCACTGAGCAATCTCTTGAGGCCAACGCTCAGAAAGTAAAGCAGTGGTTGGCTGAGCCTTTGTGGGAACATTTATCGTCTGTGCTGGAAAGGTGGAAACATCTGGGAGATGCAGCCTTAACACACTGGGGTTCACAAGTCCTGGAGGCAGCTCACTGAACTCAGGGATGCAGACAAAATCAGCACTTGCAGGAACACAATGTGTCCTGTCACAATGAGCTTGGAAGCATAAACTGAGTTTTcctcactgactgttttagacAGTATTGTGGGAGCAACACAACAAGCAGCTTCAGCTGGAAACACACAGTTTAGTGTCTTTGCTGCTCGCTTTAAGTcacaataaacagaaaactCATTGTGACTCATGTCAGAATCAAATCACTCATATACAGGAAAGGAAGAGGCGGAGCTTATTTCCTGCAGGAGAGGTTAGCAGTCTGTCTTTCTCATTTCTGACTCATGTCCATGAAGCCAGCAGTCTTTAATGTCCAGCTTCAGAACGGGCAGGTGGAAAACAGCCTTTATGTTCTCTGATTTCCAATAAACTGTCCTGATCACTGAGCAGAGAAAGTGTCTCCATCACTCACCACAGCTGGATGCTCTGAAATCCTGGAATCCAGCTGTGGAGGCGTGGACGCAGTTTAGTAATCAGGGAacgggagacaggagggaaacacggCTGGGACCAATTACACACACCAGACAGGAAACAGTAACAcaggactgtcaaagtaaaacaggaaatatgacaCAGAGTCCAAAGTAAGGAGACGTGGGACACAGTGAAGACACAGAAACCAGAACTATgatcacaaaacaaacaaacataaagagTGAATCAGCTGATTCAGTGTTTGTGACAAAAACATGGATCCTGGTTAATaagttgtatttgtttgtttctgtattaattcaaatttttatgtcacatacacagtcatacacagtacaatatgcagtgaaatgcttacactactgctcgtgacctaaagaagaaaaaaagaaaagactatGAATAGGATAGGAAatgaatatgaaaattaaaattaaaagggtaCATTTGACTAGGaaggaataagataaaatataaaaattaagttaaaaaatgaaataactgtacaacaacaacaaattagaATTTGTGTATCGTTCTTATcagctgttgttttttcagtgaaatattatttaattgttttaagCTTTTTGTTGACTTTGAAGTACTTAAGTTTTTTGAACATTTAATTTGTTAGATTATTGCAGAGTCGATAAAACTGTCAAACGCAGCTGCTTCCAGCACGGCCGGAGGAGAGGTGGCCGAGCAGATGCACGACACACACAGCTCACAGGTTTGCATTTCTAGATATTGCAGATGTTGACAGTAAAGAACTCAGAGATCCAGCGCCGTCTCCTGCCCCTGATTTCTACACCACAACACAACGACAGGCCTAACTCACACAAACGGGTAACATGAGGCTCAGATGCTTTGGACATGTTCACATATACTGGACACAgaatgatgaagatggagctgcaggaaggaggaaaagaggaaaacacagaaaagattCACAGATGTGGAGAAAAAGGACACGACAGGTtctgtttgttagtttttctttatttggtaAAGATtcagaaataaagagaagaTCACATGTTTGAATCTAATATTAATGTTCTGTAATTACACAAGTTGTCAAATGTTTCCAGAGTGagacagagactgtgcagagactgtaggaggacagagcagcagcagagcagtccagatacactgatgatcctctgtcagatccagagggacacacagggatgatgctggactctacattgtgtctgacagtggagctgttctcagagcagttcactctgcagcactgacagtcatctgcacttcattcctctgtcagtcactgctggatgaagctctcctctccacctcccagtaacatggcccagtcagagcgtctctacacacaagctgctgctgcttcaacctctctggatcatcaggacacagctcctcctctctcagcacacacaccgtcctgtttaccatcatcatccccacctgcagagagaaggaggaagagcagaggagataaacgagtgtttccagagactcttcatcagctgtcagtcagtgatgcagcacatccagtataaagagcagcagggacttcagtgctgggactgtactaggactcattgttgcttcactttttctaatctttggatttttattgaagttgatgaaaatgtttttccctcctagtttgagtttggactttcattcattagaagaagcttggtgtgtccactctgagctctgtaggaaccccaacaacaagcccaacaatccagatgttccagctgttaactggaggaattccatccaaacatctgctctcactaaattcttcctcacctacagactgtgttcttcactgctttaaacttggaaatgaatgcagtcattggtctgcgtgctgctttgttcagagagctgattggctgttgacagTGTTTGATCAGAGCGTGGCAGCCGTTACTATGGTGACCAtacaggtgagaaacaggaagtgtttgcgtccaatcctgaagcctgtcacattctcctctcacagcttcactgagaagctgcagctttacaggaaacactgtgttAGGGTTATATagtggattgtcatttatgcttagaaatatttaaccatatatgcttagaggtgtataatcaattgtgtagtgataggatgtgtgatctttagcAGGCTGCAAAGGctctggcattcacacccacatcctgggagcatgggagaggtcgtaccttgttgTATTGTtctatggtaggataaacgtagctatatctgttttagtctaagtgccttttgtttatgtgaactgctggacttccagaccagcaggtttagggaagtctttatggggtcacactctgacccccccccacacacacaaaacacaaacacacacacacagtattctTTGtccacatgtatacctatgtaagatgttatatgttaatgaacctatgcatattcatgtaaccacaataaaaggagtgctatggggaacctggctgagagtctgacagaggtcaagtgggtggaacgacgcttggctccaggcaggtctcctcatgcatgagtaacctTAAGAACGTTGCCTACTTGCGTCTTGTTcttgctgtgtagcaaattgttttgaacgttccagcgaataggtttatgctacaaacctatcacactggatctttgtttcatactgactgtgtttagtacaatactgctgacagcaccacccactcactccatcactctactgaccccagagtctccagtctgtagtctggactctgctgaagatcagacagctgcttcacatctggaTACGTCAGGTTGTTGTCCCACAGGTCCAcgtctctcagatgggaggggttggacttcagtgctgctgccagataatcacagctgatctttgacaaaccacagtccttcaatctgtataaagaatgaaagatgtaagtttattagacaaagtgtgagcttgaaatcattcagtgtttcatcatctgttcagagctgaagaaggttcagaatgtagaagtttagaaaatggaaactccaaaccgctgaagccaacaggaagcagcttcaaacaggaaactgtgcagagtttcagactatatgtcctgatgcagccagttggattttggagatttgaatctctgttctgtgactaagtccttgaatcatttcttccagtttgtccaacaagacagactaagtattggacatgtgttgtggctccattaggggagcttctacatgtgatgtgatggccctctgggtctgtcaggtcacagcactgaagagagctcaaactgggcacacaggtgttccagtctggaccaaagactctatactgggactgagggactgctttgactgcacccactgggactttttaaaggctcatgttctcacttagatcatcgatttctatttacatttctttctgggaaaaatggggattactttgaaaacaggaagtattttccccaataagcagccctggattagtaaatcactccaacatgttctcaggcagaagaagctgtcttgttatgagggagagaagaaaagactgaggcacagaaacttgttgaaagagagataaagcagctaaaatcaggtgtaaaagtaaagcagaggatgagctgaataaaggacactcaaggctggcttggaaaggaatgaagtccatggtggggatgcagaacaaggagcaaagatgaatgtgatgctgaatcagcagaagacttggactcattggattccagctttgatatcattgatttcaatgaagagctttgtgattgtagcaaagggctggtagctctgagagtcccactgatgaggtgtttgtgtggaaatctcttagtgggaccaaagagagaaaaagtcctggtcctgatgctgtgggagggaaatgattgaagtgtgctgtgaggaactgactgggagattttctcacattttccagtcctccttggaacaacaggaagttcccagcatatggaaacaaaggttaagtgtcctatggcactcagtgatgatggtgctgtggctccaccacctccacctctttgtaaaggaactaactgtaatctgaagcttcaaatggaacaaagacttcctccactaggtggcagtgtctgatgagaaagtgttagtggagctggcctggagtcagaaacaggaagatgcaggatttgggctgaaatggggaaaagtggtttgcactagtgccttaaagcaagaaggttgtaggttgaagcttgttggcctttctgtggaggttggatgttctcccacagtccaatgaaatgctgcttaggttcattggtgcttctaaattggctgtaggtgtggatgtgagagagtgcttctctgtctctctctgttggccctgtgatggactgctcacctgtgcaggtggaccacgcctcttgccctatgacagctaggctagggcacaggctgcagccctgtgagcctaaactgaataaacagttagcaaaaatgatccatagatggcctgaaatcccccagttagcagtttggtagatagctatgacatgctaatcccatccagcagctgtattctaactgtaagctgatccctgctgagcctaaagcactttttcagatacaaattacaacctttaatagaaacctattggtcagcatcttattagcctgctgttagcttcattccacagaaaactgagagaaactaacagagttgataaagaataaagagaaatgtgctgatttaaagcctttgaagtgcttcagatgatctctgtccacttctgtccactcattcattcatgtaagcttctaatgcagctttgatcttcacagtctgcttcatgaaactcattctaaccctgaatgtcagagtcttcctccttctctttcccatcattcatgctggcagtggaggagatttggatgttggactgtgttttggatgatgtgtgtatgtttgtgttggactgctgtctgtaaagcaaacgcacattttgctttggatttcagtgtcagacagactttaaggtggaatgaagagttggagagtttcacagtgaattatccagtggaggatttttcttcttctttgaaggtttgaaatgtgaacattgttctgtcaatggactaaaccagagaagaagaaaacagactttaccatgaagatcctcagtgtggatcagtataatatcagcctgatgtctgcagtttagtgtcagcacaactttcacatcatattcatctcagcacaactaaaacatgctgactgacctcagagtttcaagtccacatcctggactctccaggaaaccacacagatgcttcactcctgaatcctgcaggttctTGTTGTAGCCCACGTCCAGCAGTCTCAtttgggaggggttggacttcagtgctgctgccagataatcacagctgatctctgacaaaccacagccctTCAaactgtataaagaatgaaagatgtaagtttattagacaaagtgtgagcttgaaatcattcagtgtttcatcatctgttcagagctgaagaaggttcagaatgtagaagtttagaaaatggaaactccaaagagctgaagccaacaggaagcagcttcaaacaaacacaacaagagaaaaaactctgaatgtttcacattaaagtcgtacatttatcataaaaacaggacaaagacttgaaaaaattgtgtttttccttccaggaaccatTAGTGTAGGGCTGGgtgatatggcctaaaatccatatcgCGATATAATTTGAAGCACGTGCGGTAACGATATATATTGCGAtacattcttttcttctgtataacgtattttccacactataaggcacacttaaaatccttcaattttctcaaaaatcgagagtgtgccttatgtatgaattctggttgtgcttactgacctcgaaccaatTTTTGCGtgcagaaatctgttaaaaaatgttttgatggattttcggagcattacggctgccgtagcagggctcgcaaaatttcaaagtccctggtagcccttcgggcagggactcttcagtttttggtagcccaaaataaatttaagtagcccgaataaaaaagagagcaatttttttatgttttgtttcctgttttgtttccgttacaatattatacattaaagtataatattgtaatggaaacaaaacactaatcaaaaaattgttgaaacacaaattacaacattgtataaaaattacaatcatcaactcaaataattggttctaattgaacagaaatttctatgaacttgtaagaactgtgaacaggaatcagtctgtgtcagatcctgaatttgaaatttccactgaagtcacggaTAAGAagcaagtggaaccaagatcgaggccattttttttaagtttgcaaagactgctaaattttgccagtggtagttcactctttgcaacatagtacgctgttctaaacagatttttcaggtttatttttagtatgttcttTGCagttggtgtttgttctgggaaagatattgcagactgagcaataatgcatttcttgcatttctcatgggttctaatgggggtctttcttaaaattactggtcccagtaacaaaggcactTGTccactcagaaatcgagggaaaccaacaacacacccggcagaacattatgttatttacacgggtgcacataagtggtccgcattcgctgtcaaaataaaagacacgcaccagataagaagttgcaatgcacgtttgcgtacatataacaggcactgtttttgtctgctagagtgggattttcacggcacattctgcaccacatctctgtgcgttcatcatttgtttgaagccagctcacctcctgcaaccacttttcgagaatacgcgcttcttttgtggttctccatctgacatttctttggaggtggaggaacaccaaagtaattgcttaaaggagcttcttcgacatctttaagagttcttaacaaatgtctgtcctcctccagaaaattatGTACGCAAACACGTGTTACAACTTCTTATCTTGTGcgcgttttttattttgacagcgaatgcgcagctgcagaccacttatgtgcacccctggttatttagcttgtcatattgcagccacagaaattcttttgtccatgaaaccataaagctgcactttctttttgccttatagtctgatttgtcataacttttccgttttgtggtcggcttttctttggctgtcacttcttcaccctgaccggtc
The sequence above is a segment of the Oreochromis aureus strain Israel breed Guangdong linkage group 3, ZZ_aureus, whole genome shotgun sequence genome. Coding sequences within it:
- the LOC120438123 gene encoding NACHT, LRR and PYD domains-containing protein 14-like, whose translation is MRLLDVGYNKNLQDSGVKHLCGFLESPGCGLETLRLKDCGLSKISCDYLAAALKSNPSHLRDVDLWDNNLTYPDVKQLSDLQQSPDYRLETLGWG